The following DNA comes from Granulicella sibirica.
CTGACCGTACGGCGGGAGACGACCGGCGCGCCGGCGCAACTGGCGCTGCTGCCGAACCGGACTTCCTTCCAGGCCAACGGAGAAGACGTGGTCTCCATTGCGGTGGAGGTCCGCGACGCGCAGGGCCGCCTGGTTCCAACGGACTTCAGCAAAGTCCACTTCTCTCTCTCAGGGGCGGGCAAGATCATCGGCGTGGGCAATGGCGATCCCAGCTCTCGCGAGGCAGACCGTCCCGCGTCTGCCACGTCCGCGGAGCGAAGCGCATTCAGCGGACAATGCATGGTCTTTGTGCAGTCAATCAAGCAGGCGGGCGCGGTGGAACTGCAGGCCTCAAGTGAAGGCCTGGCAAGCGCAGTTGCGACACTTCACAGCACGGCAGATGCAGCCCGGCCGGCCGTTGTATAGGAATGGGATCGTACAGGCTTGCAGCATTCTGGCTGGAGCCTGAAACCAAAGTAAGCTGACACTGCACGTGATTCGTCGGCGATGTTGTTCTGAGCGGCACGGAGGAAACACCTTGAAGGCACCGAAGCTCCTGATCCTGATTCCGCTTCTCCTCTCCAGCGCGTTGCGCATGGAAGCACAGAAGCGGCCGGTGGAGTACGTCAACACGTTCCTGGGGACGGCTCCGCTGACCAATCCTGCGGACATCGGGTTTAATCCGCCATGGCGTGTGTGGGCTGGCCTTGTCTTTCCTGGAGCGTCTGTACCCAACGCGATGGTTCAGCTCAGTCCCATTACCAAATTCGGCAGCGGCGCCGGTTACGAGTACGAGAACAACGTGATCTATGCCTTTGCGCACACCAACAAGGGGCATTGGAACCTGTGCAACATTCCCATGCTGCCCGTCAGCGGCGACGTCACTCCAGAGGACTTCGGCTCGCCCTTCAGCCATGCCAAGGAGTCGGCGCATCCCGGCTACTACCAGGTCTATCTCGACCGGTACGGCATTAACGCCGAGCTGACCTCAACCCTCAGGACCGGCTATCACCGGTATACCTACAAAGACAGTGCTCAGCCGAAGAAGCTGATCGTGAACCTTGCGCGTTCCAACGAGCGCATCCGCGACTGGAAGATCGAGCAGGACGGCGACAACGCATTCAAGGGCGTTCAGGTCGCGAGCGAGAAGGTGTACTTCTACGCCGTGTCGAACTACAAGATCAAACAGATCGAGATGCTGAAAGGCGAGAAGGCACAATTGCCCGTCGTTGACATCGCAGGCGGCAGCGGTCCGGTGGAGATCAGGATCGGCCTCTCGTTCGTGAGCATGGACAACGCAAAAGAAAATCTTCAGAAGGAACTTGGCAGCAAGAGCTTCGACACCGTCAAGGCTGAGGCATCCGCCACCTGGCAGGCACTCCTGTCGAAGATACAGGTCTCCGGCGGCACGGAACGTCAGAAGGAACTCTTCTACTCCTGCCTGTACCGCTCATTCCTGTGGCCCGCCTTGCGGAGCGATGTAAACGGCGAGCACGTCGACGAGAAGGGAGCGGTGGTTAAAGCAAACTTCCAGTACTACACGCTGCCATCCCTCTGGGACGACTACCGAAACAAGCTGGTCCTGCTGGGCATGATCTCTCCTGACGTTACTGTCGACGTCATCCGCTCACTGGTAGAACGTGGTGAAAAGACCGGGTTCATTCCAACGTTCTTCCACGGCGATCACGCCGCGCCGTTCATCGCAGGCTCCTATCTGCGCGGGCTGCGAGGGTACGATGTCCGCAGCGCCTACAACCTGCTGCTGCGCAACGCCACAGTCGAGGGTGGCACCAGGCCCTACATCCGCGAATACATGGACAAGGGATTTATCTCCGATCCGGATGTGTCTAATCCAATCGTAGAGACCAAGGGCAAAGCGGGTGTCACTAAGACACTGGAATATTCTTACGACGACTATTCCGTGGCCTTGCTTGCGAAGGAGCTGAACGACCAGCCGAACTACGACATGCTGATGAAGCGGTCACAGAACTACAAGCACATGTTCGATCCGTCCACCGGCCTGATGCGGGGGCGCTTGGACAACGGCGAGTGGATCAAGAACTTCAACCCGCAATACCCGTACTACGAGTACATGTACCGCGAAGCCAACGCCTGGGAATCATCGTTCTTCGCGCCCCATGACACGGACGGCCTGATCGGCTTGTACAAGAGCAAGGCCGACTTCGAACAGCACCTCGACTCCTTGTTCACCATCCCCTGGAACCCCAACTACATCGCGGAGAACATCAACTCGTTCATCGGGCAATACTGCCAGGGAAACCAGCCCGACCATAGCTTCCCCTTCCTTTACTACTTTGTAGGCAAGCCGGAGAAGTCGCAGGCAATCCTGAACATCATCATGAGCCGCTTCTATGGCATGGGCGAGCAGGGGTTGGCCTTGTCTGGCATGGACGATGCCGGAGAAATGTCCTCGTGGTATGTATTCACAGCGATTGGGTTGTACCCGTACTCTCCCGCGGATCCCAGGTACATTGTTTCCGTGCCCCTGTTTCAGAAAACCACGTTCCGTCTGAACGAAGGCAAGACACTCACGATCCTGAAGAAGAACGCAGGCGAACGGATCACCGGCATCACGGTCGGCGGCAAGAAGGTGAACGGCTATTTCGTCGACCACAGTGAGCTTGAGGCCGGCAAGGAACTTGTCATCGCAACGCAGTAGCAACACAGGGAACTGGACAAGGTAAAACAGCAATGGGAGATGGGATGATGATGAATCGAGTCCGCAGTTGGATGGGTGTTGGCGCGCTGCTGGGATGCACGCTCCTTGTGCAGGCGCAGAGCCTGCCCCGGAGCACACCGGAGGCGGAGGGCATTCCATCAAGCGCCATCCTGGAGTTTGTGCAGGCTGCGGACAAGAACGTGGATACGTTCGACAGCTTCATGGTCCTGCGGCACGGCAAGGTCATTGCAGAGGGCTGGTGGAAGCCGAACTCCGCCGAAGCTCCTCACATCCTGAATTCCGTCAGCAAGAGCTTCACGTCCACCGCGGTTGGACTAGCCATCCATGATCACAAGCTGAAGCTGGACGATCGCGTGATGAAGTTCTTTCCTGCAGACGCTCCGCCAGATCCTTCGGCGAACCTGCAGGCCATGACGGTACGTGATCTTCTCACCATGTCCGGCGGCCACGAGGTGGAGCCGACGCGTGACGGCGGACCCTCCGTAAAGCAGTTCCTTGCACAGCCTGTCGTGTTTCAACCCGGTACCCACTTCCTGTACAACACCATGGGCACCTACGTGCTCTCGTCCATCGTCACCAAGGTCACGGGGCAGACGGCGCTTGAGTATCTCAAGCCGCGTCTCTTCCGTCCGCTGGGCATCGAATCTCCCCGCTGGGATGCCAGCCCGGAGGGTAATTCCCTGGGCGGCTACGGCCTGTACCTTCGCACGGAGGACATCGCCAAGCTGGGGCAGCTCTACCTGCAGAAGGGCAAGTGGAACGGCAAGCAGTTAGTTCCGCGTAAGTGGGTTGAGCAAGCCACGTCCAAACAGATCGACAACGCGAAGGAAAGCCACTCGAAGATCGGCCCCGACTGGATAGAAGGGTACGGCTTCCAGTTCTGGCGCTGCCGCCACAATGCCTACCGCGCAGACGGAGCAGGCGGCCAGTTCATCGTCGTCATGCCGGACCAGGACACGGTCGTCGCCATTACCGCGGACACCGGCAACATGCGGGGCGAGCTGAATGCCATCTGGGACCATCTTCTTCCCGGCTTCGGTGACAAGCCGCTACCTGCTGACCCCGCAGGGCAGGCAAAGGTGAACGAGGCGATCGCAGCGTTAGTAGCGCACCCGCATAAGAAGAACTGACACAGCAGGGAAGGTAACCGCACCCATGACAAATGTCTTCGCTAGAAGTGTCTCGCTGCAACAATGCATCACATCAGGAGTGCTATGAACCGGCGTCAGTTTGGTCAATCGATCGCAGCCACTGTCATGGGAGGAGCGCTGGCCCGTTCCGTCGCGCAGGTAGCGGGGCCCGCCGTTTCGGAGCCCAGGTTCTCCTGTGAGATCGCGATGCTGAAGCTCCCCTCCTTCGACCGCTGCATTGAAGTTGTCGCTGAAGCGGGATACCAGGGAGTAGAACTGACGGGCTACTTCCAGACATGGGACGCCGAAGAGAAGCGCCGTCTCATGGCCAAGATGCGCTCCCTGGGCGTCATGATCGACATGCTGAGCGGCCTTCAGGCCAGCTTCGCCATTCCCGGCCAGAGCGAAGAGTTCGTCACCCGTGTAACGGAACACTGCCGCATTGCCAAAGGACTTGAGTGTCCGCAGATCAATATCAAGTCAGGCAAACGCCTCACTGCGGTGGATCCAAACGCGCAGCTCCAGGCAGCGGTCGATAACCTAAAGCGTGCCTCCGATGTTGCGGAAGCAAGCGGCATTAACATCGTGATTGAGCCGATCGATCTGATCGAGAACCCCACCATTTTCCTTACGTCGGTACATGACGGGTTTGACATCGTGCGTGCCGTCAACCGGCCAAATGTCAAAGTGCTGTACGACTTCTACCACGAGCAACGCGGCGGTAACCTCATCGAGAAGCTGGAACAAAACATCGATTGGGTCGGCCTGGTACACATCGCAGACGTTCCCGGACGGCATGAGCCGGGCACAGGCGAAATCGACTACACCAACATCTATCGCACTTTGGGCAAGCTGCACTACAGCCATTTCATCGGCATGGAGTACGCGCCAACATCTGATCCCGTCGCCTCGTTGCGAAAGACGAGACTGGAAGCACAGCAGGCGATGGCAAAGGGTCGTAACATCGCCTGACACGAACGGAGTATGTTGCGCAGATCAAGAGGACGCAAGGCATGACCATGACACATCAACGATGCACCCTGGCCGTTCTGCTGTGCCTAAGTACACTTGCGCCGGCTCTTATCGCGCAAGGCAATTCCAAGAGGCCGCTGGACTATGTGAACACGCTGGTTGGAACCGCGCCTCTCGATCAGCCAAAGCTGATCGGCAATGCGCCGCCTCCGGGCGAGCAGTTGTGCTCAGGGTTCACCAGTCCCGCTGCCACGCTTCCGCACAGCTCCACGGAACTTGGCCCGATCAATGCGAATCTCGATGTGCACTATCTTGCCGGCGTCCGCGCCACCTATTTTTACCCAAACCGGATGATCTATGGCTTCTCCACAGGCACAGGCGGCAGCCCGGTCCTTATGCCCGTTGTGGGTGACTTCACCGTGCCGCCCGAGCGCAGCGGTTCTGTCTATGACAAGTCGCGCGAGAAGGCGTCAGCAGGCTATTACAGCGCCTACCTTGACGACTTCCACACTCAGATTGAAATGACTGCGACCACCTGGACCGGCATCTTCCGCATCACGTTTCCCGCGTCGGACCAGGCCAACATCCTCCTTGACCTTCGCCGCAACGGCGGTGCCGTGGAAGTGGTTGGGGACCGTACCCTTCGCGGCCACAGCGCAGATGGCAGAAGTTACTTCGTCGCGGAGTTTTCAAGCCCCTTCCGGACCTTCGGCACCTTCAAGCAGAATCCACCACGCACGCCGCGCGATCCTCTCATCGGATTCGATGATGTCAATCCCAGCGATCGGTCCATCTCCGGCAACTATGCCGGTGCGTACCTGCGTTTCTCCACCACGGACAAGCAGCAGGTCCTGGTGAAGATCGCTTCCGGCACAAGCTATGAGGCTGCCGAAGCGCGCCTGCACGCGGAGCAGCCAGGATGGGACTTCGATGCGATACATCGTCAGGCGGAAGGGGCGTGGGCAACCAAGCTAAACGCCATTGAGGTAAAGGGCGGCACGGAAAAGCAGCGGCAGCTTTTTTACTCCTGCCTGTACCACTCGCTGTACAGCCCTCGCCTTCTCGCACGCAGCGGTGAAGAGTTCAAGAACGCGCAGAATGTCGCTGAGAAAGCGACATACGACCGCTATGGAGCCGTACCCCTATGGGACACGGGACGCAATCAGATCGTGTTGCTTACGCTTCTCGAACCCCAGACCAAGACGGACATCCTCCGCTCAGAGTTGGACGATGCGCGCGAACGTGGCTACATGGAAACCTCGTTCCACGGCGACAACGCTGTCTTCATGTATCTCGGAGATTGGGAGCGCGGCCTTACGTTCGATTGGCCCGGCGCCTACGAGTATCTTCGAAAGAACGCCATGGATCCCAAGGGACCACGCGGGTATCTGGCGGAGTACATGCAGCAGGGTTGGATCTCGGATATCATTCCCGTCGGCAATCCGAGCCCTCCCTACGCCGGTGGTAAGGCAGGCGCGGCCACCACACTCGAATACAGTTGGGACGACTATGCGCTTGCCCTGTATGCGAAGAAACTGGGCAAGACAGACGACTACACCATGTTCCTGCAGCGCGCGCATAACTACAGGAACGTCTTCGATCCTTCCGTGGGGTTCATCCGCGGTCGCACACAGGACGGCGCGTGGATCTCTCCGTTTGATCCGCGCGAACCGTATTACAACTTCATGATGAAGGAAGCCTCGGGATGGTCGACACTCTGGCTCGTCCCCCAGGATGTGCAGGGGCTTGAGACTCTTCTGGGTGGCCGCGAGAAATTTGCTGCCAAGCTGGATGAGTTCTTCTCCACACCGTACACCGCCAAGGGCATCTGCAGGGATTGCACCGGAGTGATTGGTCAATATGTGCACGGCAATCAACCCGACCAGGAGGCCGCCTATTATTACGACTGGGCAGGCCAGCCGTGGAAGACGCAGGAACTTACGCGAAGGATCCTTGCGCAGATGTACGGCAGCGACCGATATGGATTGGCGTTTCCGGGCATGGACGACCAGGGCTCGACCTCGTCCTGGTACGTGATGAGCGCCCTGGGCTTTTACCCCGTGGATCCCTCAAGCCCGAACTACATTCTGGGCAGCCCCATCTTCGATGAGGCCACACTCCACATGGGCAACGGTCACGACTTCAAGGTGGTTGCGAAGAACAACTCCGCCGGGAACCAGTACATCCAGTCCGCAACGTTGAACGGCAAAGCATGGAACAAAACCTGGTTCAGCCACGCCGACGTTGCAGATGGAGCTGTGCTTGTTCTTACCATGGGGCCGCAACCAAATCGGCAATGGGCAAGCGCTCCGGATGCTGCGCCGCCGTCGATGTCCGACAGCCGCTGAAAAGAACGTTGGATGTTGGGGCAGGTCGTACCAGAACGATGTAGTGAAAGGGTGTCACTCTTGACAAGCTTGTTGCCAACCATCCCGTTCCTTTCCAGCTTGCCAAAGCTTCGTGTATTAGTCGCCTCATGTGTCTGGGTGGGACTTACGCTGTCTGCAGCTGCGCAGCAACCGTTCCAGACGCTCCTGGTCGGGGTCGATCATCGGGCCGATGTTACAAGTCTCAACGGTGACTGGCACTACCTTGTCGACTATCCGCCCTTCCGCGCGCTCTATACGGGAAGCGGCGCGATTAATGATCGCGGCTATGCCATGAACAGCCACCCGGACATCACGAGCGGGCCACACAATGACGAATACGACTTTGCCACGGCTCCTACCCTGAAGGTTCCCGGTGACTGGAACACCCAGGTTCCCCAGTTGTTCAACTATGAGGGAGTCCTCTTCTACGAGCGCGATTTTGATACCACCCCCAAATCCGGCACCCGCACCTTTCTGCACATCGGAGCGGCCAACTACCGCTCGCATATATGGGTGAATCGGAAGCGGGTCTGCGATCACGAAGGCGGCTTCACTCCATTTGACTGTGAACTGACAGGTGTCCTGCATGCGGGATCGAACTTCGTTGTGATCGGGGTCGATGCCAACCGACTGCAGGACGGCATTCCATCCGTTGGATATGACTGGTTTAACTACGGCGGACTGACCCGAGACGTTTCGCTGGTCACCGTGCCTGCCGCCTTCATTGACGACTACGACGTCCATCTTGCCCATGGTTCTTCCTGGCAGCCGGGCAACACGGAGTTGTCGGGATACGTGCATGTGCTGGGTGCGGCCGCTGGAACGTCCGTTACCGTTGACATCCCTGAAGCACGAGCCAGGACCTCTGCCACCACAGATGCCGAGGGCAACGCACGGTTCAGTGTGAAGGCCGCGCGCCTCTCGCTTTGGTCACCTGACTCGCCGAAGCTCTACAAAGTGACTCTTTCCTCAGGCACAGACAGGCTGACGGACGAAATTGGCTTTCGCGACATTCGTGTGGATGGTATCCGCATTCTGCTCAATGGCAAGGCGGTCTTTCTCAAAAGGGTGAACCTCCACGCAGAGGCGCCCATCCGGGGAGGCCGGGCAAACAACGATCAGGACGCGGCCACCATGTTCGGCTACCTGAAGGACCTGAACGCCAACTTTGTTCGGTTGTGCCACTATCCCCATGACGAGCGCATGACACGCACCGCAGACCGTGAAGGCATCATGGTCTGGTCCGAAATACCGAATTACTGGGACATCTCGTTCAAGAAGCCGGAGGTGTACGCGAAATCGTCTGCCATGTTGAAGGAGATGATTCGGCGCGACCGCAACAAGGCTTCCGTGATCCTGTGGTCTCTCTCAAACGAAACGGGCAACAAGCCCGAACGCACGAAGTTCCTGGCCGGCCTTGCTGCTGAAGCACGGCAGATGGATCCCACGCGCCTGATTACTTCTGCCCTGAATACCGACCGCAGAGAAGGCGGCAAGGGAATCCTGGAGGATCCACTCACCGATCTTCTAGACGTAGTTGGTATGAATGAGTACATGGGCTGGTACGGGGACAAAACGGAGGACGCCGATACCATCCAGTGGACGCTTCCGCAGAAGCCATTCATCATGAGCGAATTCGGGGCAGAAGCCCGGCTGGGCAACCATGGTCCTGTAACGCGGCGCTGGACTGAGGAGCAGCAGGCGTATATCTACAAGCATCAGCTCGTCATGTTCGCAAAGATCCCGCAACTTCGCGGAACCACGCCTTGGGTGCTGTTGGATTTCCGCTCCACAACCCGTAACATACCGATTCTGCAGGATGGGTATAACCGCAAAGGTTTGCTCTCGGATGACGGGAGGAAGAAACAGGCCTTCTTCATCATGCAGAAGGCGTACAAAGAGAACACGGTGGGCAAGCCTGAATAGAGCGCGGCATCGCGCTCGCGGCCGGAGCTGTCCTCAAACTACGCGTGCATCCTGCTCGTTACATCAAGGTTCAGCGCAGGTGAGTGCGTCAATTGAAGGAACCCGTGGCTGCACATTCCTCCGAACGATGACAAACGTCGCGCGGTAGCTTCGCCGTCATTATGGCGTTATCGATCACCTGTGCCTACCTGGTATCTCCGGGTCATGTTTGAGAACCATTGACATCGGCTTTTCTAAATTGCGTTCAGCTGCCCATCGATTTCAGAATGCTCTCAAAGAGCAGCCCAATGCAACGGATCACTTACCAAGCTTCGCTCATGCAAGATAGGTGGTATGTGGAACCCTAGCCGGGCGCACATACCACCCCTTTCCGCAACGCGGTTAGAAGATCAGCTTTGCGCCCAACTGCAACTGCCGTGGTGGGTAAGCGCCATTCAGACGGCCGAACCCGCTGTCGGAGATGTTGGAGTCCAGGCCGGAGTAGTTGGTCTTATTTAGCACATTGAACGCATCCGCCTGAATCTTCAGCCGCAACGGCTCCCGGAAGGCGAAGAACTTCGAGACCGTCACGTCGCCCTGCTCCAGGCCGGGGAGAATGACGGTTCCAACGCCGGAGTTGCCGAAGCGTCCCGTCGGCGCCGGCGCAAATGCGGCCGGGTTAAGCCACTGCGCCTGGTGAGAGGCGAGTGTAAACCGGTTGTCTTTCAGGTACATTGCGCCACCCAGATAATCGGCCCTGCGGCCCCCGGTTGCCGTGTTGCCGGAGATGGTCTGGTACGGTCCGCTCTGGATACGTGCCACGGCGACGATCTGGAAGCCGCCGATCGTCTCATGCAGGATCGCGTTCGTCCGGAACGAAGGAAGCTGCCAAACAACGGTCCCCACAAACGCGTGCCGCCGGTCAATGCCCAGCTCGCCGTAGTTGTACTGCAGGCTTCTCCAGTTCGCGGTGTCGCCGCCGTTGCTGGATGAATCACCCAGGGCCTTTGCGTAGGTGTAGCTCACCGTGTAGTTCAGCTGGCCCTTGCGTTTGGTCAGGTAGACCTGCAAGGAGTTGTAGTTGGTATTGGAATCACTCCGGTTTTGGGTGATGCCCGAGAAGCCTTTGTACGGGTTGAAGTAGTTGGTGCTGTAGGAGAGATCTGCCGCAACCGCGGTGAGGTCCGGATAGTTGATGTTGGGGGAACGCAGCAGGTGGTGGCCCACATTGCCGACATACGTAGTCTCCATCAGCATTCCAAGCGGCAGTTCCTGCTGTACACCAAGGCTGTACTGCTCTACATAGGGGTTCTTCAGGTTGGGATCGATGGCGCTGATACCCGCCTGCAGGCCGGTGTTGTTCGGTGTACCGGCGCTGATGTTGTTCAGGTTGGCAAGATCAAATTCAACATTCTGAGAGTATGGCTGAAGGTTCACCTGACTGAAGCCTACGTTTCCCTCGGTGCGGTAGTAGAAGGTTCCAAAGCCTCCGCGGACCGAGATCTTCTCCGTCGGCGCATATGCGAAACCGATACGCGGACCGAATGCGCCATGCATGTGATACAGGCCTCTCGGGGCCACGGCCGGAATCAGGCCATACGCTGCGGTGTTGATGTTGGGAACGCGGGACAGCTGGTCGGACGGAATCGGATCCGCGGTACGGACGAGTCCATTGAACGGGTTACCCGTGCCGGGCACCACCTTGCCGGTCGTTAATACCGTGATCGCATTCGCCGGTACATAGTAGGAAGGGTCGAAGTTGCCATAGTTGTTTGCCTGCGTATACATGGGCAGCAGATCCTGCCAACGAAGTCCGAACTCAAAGCTTAGTTGCCGGGCCGCTTTCCATGTGTCCTGTACGAAAGCCTCAGGCTGACTGAAGCGGAAGTGCCCGACCGGATCGGCATTTGCTTCCGTGTAGCTGCTGAACTGCCCAAGCAATGCATCGGCAATTGCCAGACCACTGGTCTTGGAGTTGCCGCTGGTGGTGAAGTTGAGGTTGCCATTGTAATTGGGCCGTCCATTCTGATCGACGCGGTTCCGGATATAAATGCCGCCGAACTTGATGAGGTGATTCCCCTTGACGATCGACACCGTGTCCCCAGCTTGGATATCCGTTGTCGGTGAGAAGAGCGAAAAGTATGGACCGGAGAATCCGCTGAATCCGGTCACGCTTACTGATGGGATACCGTTCGGGTATTCGCCAGCCCCGGGAAAGAGCTTGTTGTACTGAAACCCATAGGTCGATCGTTCCCAGTTCCTGCCGTAGGGGGGAACGTGCTGAGACACAAAACTAAAGTTGAACGTAGCCTGATTGATGATGTTCGGCCGCACATTCCATGTCTCCGACACAAGGTAGCTCTGTCCCGGGCGATTACGCGTCGTGGGCACCGTGGGCAGACCGCCACTGGAGAAAGTACCAAATGGGTCGATCAGGCTATTGTGATCGCTGATCCAGCGTCCGAAGATGAAGTTCTTGTCGTTGATCCTGTAGTCGAGCCGAACGATATCTTCGCGGAAGTTCAGCGGGTTCGACGGTGTCAGTATCAGGTTATTGCTGGGGAGTGAAGCCACACCCGCAGGCGAGTCAGTGAAAGCGCCGGTCTTTGTGAAAGTGCTGTACACGTTTTCTATCGCCTTGCCGTCCGGCGTGATGTAGGGCCCGATGTTGTTTCCGGGGATCGGCGTCGTCGTTCCCGGAAAGACCAGTTGAAGCGGCTTGCCGCCGGACATGAGGCCCGCGAAGTTGCCACCCAGCATGGCCGTGCTCGGCACGCTCAGGGTCGTGGGATTTTGCTGTTGCCGAAGGCGCTTGAACTCTTCTCCCACGAAGAAGAAAAGCCTGTCGTGTTTCAGCGGGCCTCCAAGAGCGTAGCCGAAATCGTTGTATACGAGGTGTGTCTTGAAGGTAGAGAAGAACGGTGTCGCATCGAATAGATTGTTCCGGAGGGACTCGAAGACCACTCCGTGAAAACTGTTCGTTCCGCCCTTGGTCACGATGTTGAAGGCAGGACCCGAGGTGCGCCCATACTCGGCAGAGAAATTCGAGGTCGCGATCTTTACTTCCTGGATGAAGTCGGGGCCGACATTGTTTACCAGGCTGCCG
Coding sequences within:
- a CDS encoding GH92 family glycosyl hydrolase, giving the protein MKAPKLLILIPLLLSSALRMEAQKRPVEYVNTFLGTAPLTNPADIGFNPPWRVWAGLVFPGASVPNAMVQLSPITKFGSGAGYEYENNVIYAFAHTNKGHWNLCNIPMLPVSGDVTPEDFGSPFSHAKESAHPGYYQVYLDRYGINAELTSTLRTGYHRYTYKDSAQPKKLIVNLARSNERIRDWKIEQDGDNAFKGVQVASEKVYFYAVSNYKIKQIEMLKGEKAQLPVVDIAGGSGPVEIRIGLSFVSMDNAKENLQKELGSKSFDTVKAEASATWQALLSKIQVSGGTERQKELFYSCLYRSFLWPALRSDVNGEHVDEKGAVVKANFQYYTLPSLWDDYRNKLVLLGMISPDVTVDVIRSLVERGEKTGFIPTFFHGDHAAPFIAGSYLRGLRGYDVRSAYNLLLRNATVEGGTRPYIREYMDKGFISDPDVSNPIVETKGKAGVTKTLEYSYDDYSVALLAKELNDQPNYDMLMKRSQNYKHMFDPSTGLMRGRLDNGEWIKNFNPQYPYYEYMYREANAWESSFFAPHDTDGLIGLYKSKADFEQHLDSLFTIPWNPNYIAENINSFIGQYCQGNQPDHSFPFLYYFVGKPEKSQAILNIIMSRFYGMGEQGLALSGMDDAGEMSSWYVFTAIGLYPYSPADPRYIVSVPLFQKTTFRLNEGKTLTILKKNAGERITGITVGGKKVNGYFVDHSELEAGKELVIATQ
- a CDS encoding serine hydrolase domain-containing protein, whose protein sequence is MMMNRVRSWMGVGALLGCTLLVQAQSLPRSTPEAEGIPSSAILEFVQAADKNVDTFDSFMVLRHGKVIAEGWWKPNSAEAPHILNSVSKSFTSTAVGLAIHDHKLKLDDRVMKFFPADAPPDPSANLQAMTVRDLLTMSGGHEVEPTRDGGPSVKQFLAQPVVFQPGTHFLYNTMGTYVLSSIVTKVTGQTALEYLKPRLFRPLGIESPRWDASPEGNSLGGYGLYLRTEDIAKLGQLYLQKGKWNGKQLVPRKWVEQATSKQIDNAKESHSKIGPDWIEGYGFQFWRCRHNAYRADGAGGQFIVVMPDQDTVVAITADTGNMRGELNAIWDHLLPGFGDKPLPADPAGQAKVNEAIAALVAHPHKKN
- a CDS encoding GH92 family glycosyl hydrolase — its product is MTMTHQRCTLAVLLCLSTLAPALIAQGNSKRPLDYVNTLVGTAPLDQPKLIGNAPPPGEQLCSGFTSPAATLPHSSTELGPINANLDVHYLAGVRATYFYPNRMIYGFSTGTGGSPVLMPVVGDFTVPPERSGSVYDKSREKASAGYYSAYLDDFHTQIEMTATTWTGIFRITFPASDQANILLDLRRNGGAVEVVGDRTLRGHSADGRSYFVAEFSSPFRTFGTFKQNPPRTPRDPLIGFDDVNPSDRSISGNYAGAYLRFSTTDKQQVLVKIASGTSYEAAEARLHAEQPGWDFDAIHRQAEGAWATKLNAIEVKGGTEKQRQLFYSCLYHSLYSPRLLARSGEEFKNAQNVAEKATYDRYGAVPLWDTGRNQIVLLTLLEPQTKTDILRSELDDARERGYMETSFHGDNAVFMYLGDWERGLTFDWPGAYEYLRKNAMDPKGPRGYLAEYMQQGWISDIIPVGNPSPPYAGGKAGAATTLEYSWDDYALALYAKKLGKTDDYTMFLQRAHNYRNVFDPSVGFIRGRTQDGAWISPFDPREPYYNFMMKEASGWSTLWLVPQDVQGLETLLGGREKFAAKLDEFFSTPYTAKGICRDCTGVIGQYVHGNQPDQEAAYYYDWAGQPWKTQELTRRILAQMYGSDRYGLAFPGMDDQGSTSSWYVMSALGFYPVDPSSPNYILGSPIFDEATLHMGNGHDFKVVAKNNSAGNQYIQSATLNGKAWNKTWFSHADVADGAVLVLTMGPQPNRQWASAPDAAPPSMSDSR
- a CDS encoding hydroxypyruvate isomerase family protein, with protein sequence MNRRQFGQSIAATVMGGALARSVAQVAGPAVSEPRFSCEIAMLKLPSFDRCIEVVAEAGYQGVELTGYFQTWDAEEKRRLMAKMRSLGVMIDMLSGLQASFAIPGQSEEFVTRVTEHCRIAKGLECPQINIKSGKRLTAVDPNAQLQAAVDNLKRASDVAEASGINIVIEPIDLIENPTIFLTSVHDGFDIVRAVNRPNVKVLYDFYHEQRGGNLIEKLEQNIDWVGLVHIADVPGRHEPGTGEIDYTNIYRTLGKLHYSHFIGMEYAPTSDPVASLRKTRLEAQQAMAKGRNIA
- a CDS encoding glycoside hydrolase family 2 protein, yielding MLGQVVPERCSERVSLLTSLLPTIPFLSSLPKLRVLVASCVWVGLTLSAAAQQPFQTLLVGVDHRADVTSLNGDWHYLVDYPPFRALYTGSGAINDRGYAMNSHPDITSGPHNDEYDFATAPTLKVPGDWNTQVPQLFNYEGVLFYERDFDTTPKSGTRTFLHIGAANYRSHIWVNRKRVCDHEGGFTPFDCELTGVLHAGSNFVVIGVDANRLQDGIPSVGYDWFNYGGLTRDVSLVTVPAAFIDDYDVHLAHGSSWQPGNTELSGYVHVLGAAAGTSVTVDIPEARARTSATTDAEGNARFSVKAARLSLWSPDSPKLYKVTLSSGTDRLTDEIGFRDIRVDGIRILLNGKAVFLKRVNLHAEAPIRGGRANNDQDAATMFGYLKDLNANFVRLCHYPHDERMTRTADREGIMVWSEIPNYWDISFKKPEVYAKSSAMLKEMIRRDRNKASVILWSLSNETGNKPERTKFLAGLAAEARQMDPTRLITSALNTDRREGGKGILEDPLTDLLDVVGMNEYMGWYGDKTEDADTIQWTLPQKPFIMSEFGAEARLGNHGPVTRRWTEEQQAYIYKHQLVMFAKIPQLRGTTPWVLLDFRSTTRNIPILQDGYNRKGLLSDDGRKKQAFFIMQKAYKENTVGKPE